The window TAACTTGATATTGTTAAGTAATACCAATGAAATGCACATTGATTGCATCAAAAAGCACATTCCGTTTTATGATGACTTTAAAAAAGCATTTAATCAGTTTTACTTATCACACGAGATTCAATTACGCAAACCCAACACAGACATCTTCAAGTTTGTTTTGGATACAAATAATTTGAAACCTGAAGAATGTCTTTTTATTGATGACACCAAAGAAAACACAGAAGCAGCAAGCACTTTAGGGATACACGTATGGAATAACGACCCAAAAACCGAAGATATCATAGATCTATTTACCATTAAAAAAGATTTATTTTAATGTATTTAATAGTTAGTATTTGTGCTTCTACCCTAATTTTTGTCATATTTAAAGTTGTTGGAAAACGTAACATAAACACACTACAAACCATCGTTTTCAACTATTTTACAGCTTTTACTTGTGGTATTTTAAGTTATGACGCCCCAGTCGTTGTCAAAGACATTGTAACATCCCAATGGTTTTATGGTGCTATTGGACTAGGCTTTTTATTTATTGCTATCTTTAATGTTATGGCTTTAACGGCACAACGACTTGGCCTATCTGTAGCGTCTGTTGCTAGTAAAATGAGTGTGGTTATCCCAATAATTTTTGGACTATTTTTATATAATGAAAGCTTAGGCTGGCAAAAAGCAATTGGTATTATTTTAGCTTTAATCGCCGTGTACTTAGCCTCACAAAAAGCGAAAACAAACACGCGTTTTTCTATTAAAAGCCTATGGCTTCCTGCCCTACTCTTTTTAGGTTCTGGGACCATTGATACGACCATAAAATATCTAGAAACAACCCATGTTGCAGATAATGGCATTCCTATTTTTTCTGCAACCATCTTTTTAATTGCTGGACTTATCGGGATTGGCATTCTTTCCGCGAAAGCGATACAAAAAAAATTAAGCTTTGATCCCAAGAGTATCATCGCTGGTTTTATTTTAGGAATTGTCAACTACTACTCTATCTACATGTTATTAAAAGCGCTTAACGCGGAAAACTTTGAAAGCTCGACGATATTTACGGTTAACAATGTTGCTATAGTTATGCTATCGACACTTTTAGGCTTAATATTTTTTAAAGAACGCTTGCTTGCCAAAAACTGGATTGGTATTGGTGTTGCTATATTAGCTATACTTTTGGTAACTTTAGCGTAACTCAAAAAAAAACACCAATTTAAAGCATAGATATTTTTTTTTATACTATTTAAAAATTTTGAATATATAGATTCTAAAACACTTCAATATGATGTTTTAAGATAGTATTACCGCTTCATAGT is drawn from Psychroserpens sp. NJDZ02 and contains these coding sequences:
- a CDS encoding HAD-IA family hydrolase, which translates into the protein MIKTIIFDFGDVFINLDKEGAMTNALELFEIDELSEELIAFNSFYEQGLISTDEFIDFYLENFPKLSKKDLIDSWNYIICDFPSKRLDFIEQLAKNETYNLILLSNTNEMHIDCIKKHIPFYDDFKKAFNQFYLSHEIQLRKPNTDIFKFVLDTNNLKPEECLFIDDTKENTEAASTLGIHVWNNDPKTEDIIDLFTIKKDLF
- a CDS encoding DMT family transporter gives rise to the protein MYLIVSICASTLIFVIFKVVGKRNINTLQTIVFNYFTAFTCGILSYDAPVVVKDIVTSQWFYGAIGLGFLFIAIFNVMALTAQRLGLSVASVASKMSVVIPIIFGLFLYNESLGWQKAIGIILALIAVYLASQKAKTNTRFSIKSLWLPALLFLGSGTIDTTIKYLETTHVADNGIPIFSATIFLIAGLIGIGILSAKAIQKKLSFDPKSIIAGFILGIVNYYSIYMLLKALNAENFESSTIFTVNNVAIVMLSTLLGLIFFKERLLAKNWIGIGVAILAILLVTLA